TTCAAGGTATTTTTCATCTTTAATGCTATTGCTCTGTTCACCTCACTGGCCGTGGTGGTGGTTCAGATAACGCTGGTCAGGGGAGAAATGAAGGCGGAGAGGCGTGTCGTCGAGGTTATAAACAAGTTGATGTGGCTGGCCTCCGTCTGCACCAGCGTTTCTTTTATTGCCTCGTCCTATATTGTCGTCGGCCGGCATTTCGAATGGGCCGCAGTTCTGGTCACGCTAATAGGAGGTGTGATAATGGCCGGGGTTCTCGGGACCATGACTTTCTACGTCGTGAAGACGAAGCGGACCCGTTCgatgaggaagagggagaagtccATGAGGAGTGGCTCCAACTCATGGCATCACCCCTCTGAGTTCTCTGATTCCGAGATCGATAGCATCTATGCCATCTAATCCCAGGTAACTGCGGCTAACCCTCAGCTTCTGCATCACCCTTCTACATCGGATCTCTGCCGTACCATAGACTATTTGTTGCTACCTGTGCCAAGGAATACCGATTTGTATCGCTTGCTGTATGGCTTATTTCCAGCCATGAACTTGTGACCCATTTCGGTCGATATGCTCTGCAGAAATGGATAATCCACTGCTCTTGTCAAGCTCCTCATACCTGAGATCTTTCTGTTGGTGTAGTTCTTGACTACTAACCTCATCTTCTGATGAACTTTGATCATACTTCCTGCCAGTGAGGACTTTTGATGATGATAGCATACTTAAATGTGCCTCCTCATCCCCACCGAATGGCCTGTTGAAATGCTACTCCAAATGCACTGTGAAGGCAAAGAGACCAAACCTCTCCGAGCATTGGAGGAATTGGTGGATGACAGGAACTGACCTGTTGAACTCCTACTCCATAGTAACCTTACATCCGGATGCTAAAAGAGAGAATGATCGACCTCTTACAATATCTATGCCTGCTCTTGAAGCGATCTCGCACTTCTCTGAACCGTGCTAATGGCAAACCCTAGTAGGGTTCCTTCAACTGGGATGACGCCGAGGATTGAGGCGGTGACGACCAGAACCGAGCATTCTTAACCTTGGAGATACTGTCGAGCACTCCCGAGGGCGTCACGTCTCCCACCACCGTCACCTTCTTCGTCGCCAAGTCCACGCTGAAGGATGTGACTCCTGTAAACAGACCACGGTCATGGTTTGATGAAGGATCCAAAAACAAACAGAGATAACTACTTCACCTTCCATCTTCGAGATGTGTTTCCTGACCTTCCCTTCGCAACCCTTGCAATGCAACGACACTCTCAGAACCACAACCTATGAGGATCATACAACCCACATCAAACATCTCTCTCCAGCAGACGAAGAGCTCCTAACAAACGATTAAGTACCTTCTGATCATGTGGTCTGGCCGAAGAGATCGGTGGCCTTGAGAAGGATTCTTCTTCGTCGCCTCTACTGCTCAAGAAGCTGGGGTCGTCCGACAGCAATGCGGTCGAGCTTAACAGGTAGCGAGAAGAGCTGGATGGACTGACTGGTCCATCGGTCGGCATGGGCTTGGAGGCCGTGCACTGCGACTTTGGTCTCGTGCTGCCTCTTCCGGTGTTCGGCAGGGCGATGGACTTGGCTCTGTCGATGCTCTCTCGTATGGCTACCGAAGAAGAAGACGCACACGAGAAGCTCACTCCTTTGATTCCTTTGAAGAGCAAAGCAACCATCTTGCCGGTGGGAAGAAGCGGTAGCATCAGCGGAGCGAAGAGCACGAGTTTGCCGATGCATGTCGGCAACCCTACCAACGATATGTATGTTTTGATTGATGAAAGCATCTCTTGCACATCATGTACTGACTGCATCATCTCGTCTCATGGCTGTCCCCGTTCCATTCCCAGACCTTGGTTGATGAGATACCATATGTCTCATTGCTGCAGCCTTTTTCTCTTACTGCTGCTTGCGTATTCTCTTCCGAGCTGTTCTGCGATGACGAGTCGGGCAGAGCTTATTCCAAATCCCTCGACATGTAGCTATCTTTGTTTTGCTTTTGTTCAAGGCATAGGATTCTGCGACTTGCTTCTTGCACAGCACATGTTGTGGAAGTATCAGAACATCATTGTAGATCTCAgaataaatataaaaagcaaTCTTGTTTGGTTGATGATGATTATAATGATAAATACTCATTATTTGCAGTGGTCTTAGAAATAGAATTATTGATGAAaccttccaaatcatcattcaaggTGTTCTATTTTGTGATGTATTTATTATACAAATACAATCTCTATATTCCATGGGATGATCGACTCAAAATGTTGAAATGTATTATTTTTGTCTCCAAAGCtcaaagatattatatatatatatatatatatatatatatatatgtggaaaATTGAACGGCCAGAATCCGCTTATCGGCGACGGATCGGTCGATCCATCGGTCAGGGTTGATATTGATCCTAGAGTTTGGGAGACCTCAAGGCCGGAGGATTTGGATCCCGTCCAATCTGCAGTAAATATCTTCCGCCGCATCACCACCGTTCGTTGTGGATGGCCTCACCAAATCTCTGGTGGATATATCGTCGCGAAACTTGCGGGTTTACCGGATAGGATCCCATCTCACGAAACTGCCGCCAGCTGGTGATTTTAGTTACCAAAATACCCTCGTTTGCTCCTAACTATATTTTCCGTAGGGGAGCTGTGGGTAATCCGCCCGACTCAAAACTATCGTCTCCTCCAGGTTTCTCCGCCGAGGGATCCGAGAGGTATCGAAGCCCTTGTTATGCTCACGTTCTCTCCCTGTTTGTTTCTGATGATTTTTCTGCGTTGCGTGGGTGTCAAGATTCGATCTTGATTGGTCTCTTTGTTGATCGGAGGACTTCGGATTCAGTACTTGTGTAAGTTCACTCGAAAGAGGCTGGAGAACAAAGGATTTGGTGCCTGCGAGACTTATCCGATGCGAAGATGTCGTCTTGTTTTTCTGGTTTCATCCGctgatgtttcatagtctttcctTTTTCGTTGCTGATTCTGGACTGAAGATTATATACTTGTTTAATGTTCTCATATCAGATTAAATCGGTTTTGGTGACATTTTTGGTTTTGATTTGTGTGGTTGGTTGAATTAGTATCAAGATTTTGATTCACATTCAAGTTACTTTATTTCCAATTTTCTTTTGGTGAAATATTTCACTCCAAATATGCTATTGGAAGTTTACTTTAGAGTGCCTCAAACGAATGATATTTGGTGGCTTTGTGATATTCCTCTCACTTATTTCATGCCAGTTTTGGGTTCTTCGATTGGTTCTCTGTTAGTATACCACAGACTCTGACACGAATCCTTTTCTATTGTGTCTATTTCGAGACACTGTTCACCAATGCTGTCATAATCTTTGTTGGCAATACTTATAATCGATATTGAGACATATCTTTCTCATTAGTTGGGTTTATAATACTTATAATCATTTGCCTAATTAGTTTAGTACTTCCACTGTCATGACTAATTAGATCCTGAAGCTGTAAAAGCCTATTCCATAAGTTACAATGCTTTTGAGAAGTATTGTTTTATTATCTGACAGATGGAATTCATAACTAGCCTTTGCAATTTGCATTGAGTGACTCATATATGTGCGTGATGAGAGCTGATTTGTTTGGTTAGTTCTGTTGAATTTGCCATTGAAATGAAGCTAGATGTCAACTTCTTTCTTGTCTTTGTTTAGTGTGTGAAGGTTTTTAGTGTTTGCTCCATGAATGACTGTTGCATAGAGCTTTTAGTCTTATTTTCTCCTTTTACTTCTTTGGTGCAGGACTGTTGAGGATCGAACAATGGCACTACAGGAATCCAAAATAATTGCAATTTTGGTGGCTTTTCTTGGTTCTCTATCTTTCATATTTGCCATTATTGCAGAAAACAAAAAGgtattttttaaatttgatatattatgaGGAATTGTTAAAAAGTGAAGTTTGATAATGGACTTTGATGTTTTATATGGGAAACTTTTCCTTTCTTGATAATTTTTGGATATGAGTGAACTTTCTTTTTCTAATCTGTTCTTTAATGCAAATTACTTAGACATGTAGTTGAAGTCTAAAGATTCTAAATCTATTCAACAGTAAATGCTTGCTACTGTCAGGAATCATCGTGTTTGTGTGTTACTATAATGGTGACACTTTGCTTTTGCTACTGTAAATAGATGTCTGTGTCTTGCTATCTCCCATCTATATCGTGGAGTTACTAAATTCTTATTGGTTTTTCTTGAGAAACCATAATATGATTCTACTTTTGTTCATGTCAGTATTGAGGATTTTTATGGAAGTTAAATCCTGATTATTCATTGTATGAACGGAATGGACTTTTCTTATGGTTCATTTGTCCATTTGATTTGCACTATCTCTATCCCAACACTTAGCTTTATTTATCTTTATCGCTGAGGTTATTTCATTTGCATCTTATTTCCCATCAGCTTTTCTTTTCCTGGATTAATTTTTATACTTTTAGTTCATAATTATTCATTATTAACAATTTAACATATTGTGGTGGCAtgaaaattctctctctctctctcttgctattTTCTGTTGGATAGAGGAAGCCATTCATTA
This genomic stretch from Musa acuminata AAA Group cultivar baxijiao chromosome BXJ3-9, Cavendish_Baxijiao_AAA, whole genome shotgun sequence harbors:
- the LOC103997259 gene encoding protein SODIUM POTASSIUM ROOT DEFECTIVE 2-like, coding for MMQSVHDVQEMLSSIKTYISLVGLPTCIGKLVLFAPLMLPLLPTGKMVALLFKGIKGVSFSCASSSSVAIRESIDRAKSIALPNTGRGSTRPKSQCTASKPMPTDGPVSPSSSSRYLLSSTALLSDDPSFLSSRGDEEESFSRPPISSARPHDQKVVVLRVSLHCKGCEGKVRKHISKMEGVTSFSVDLATKKVTVVGDVTPSGVLDSISKVKNARFWSSPPQSSASSQLKEPY